GCGTCGCGGACGGTCGCGAGCACGGCCCGCTGCAGCGGGTGGTCGGGGTCGAGGTAGCCCTCGACCGGCCAGCCCGCGGCCACGCACGTGGCGACCATGGCCGCGTGCTTGCCGGAGCAGTTCTGCGCCAGGCGCTCCGGCGCGCGGCCCTCGGCCGTCCAGGTGGCCCGCAGGTGCTCGTCGAGCGGGAGGTCGGGGGTGTTCGCGAGGGACGTCTCGTCGCGGCCGACCGACGCGAGGACGCGGCGGGCGCCGTCGCGGTGGAAGTCCTCGCCGCTGTGGCTCGCCGTCGCGAGCGCGAGGAGGTCGCCGCCGAGGCGCAGGCCGGAGCGCAGCATCGCGAGCGCCTGGAGCGGCTTGAGGCACGAGCGGGGCAGGACGAGCGCGTCCGGGTCGCCGAGCCCGCCGACGACGTCGCCGTCGGGCCCGAGGAGCACGACGTGCCCGTGGTGCGCCGACTCGACGACGTCGCCGCGCCGGACGAGCGCGATGGGCACGGCGCCCGCGAGCGGGCCGGGGGCGGAGGTCGTCGTCACGCCGCGAGGGTAGGGCGGGCCGCCGGGCGACGGCGACGCCCGGGTCGGCGCCCGGATGTCCCGATGACCCTGGTGCAGGGGCTTTTGCGCTGGAAGGGTGGGAAGTCCCGGCGCGGACCGCGCCGGGGCCGCCGACGACGCCGACCAGCACCCGGGAGCCCCTCCGTGCCACGCCCGACCCCCGAACGGCCCCGCACCGACCGCCCGACGACCGCCGGGCGCCGCTCCCGGGCCGCCCTCGTGGCCCGCACCGCCGTCACCGGCGCCGCGCTGCTCGTCCCGCTGCTGGCGGTGCCCGCGACCGCCGCGCCGGCGCCCGCGGCACCGGCGACCGTGGCGCCCACGGGTCCCGTCGTCGCCGACGGCCTGACGCAGCCCGTCTTCGACTACGCCGACGCGGTGCGCGAGACCGTCCGCGTCGAGGCGCCCGACGCCGACGGCGACGGCGAGCCGGACCTCGTCGTCGCCGACATCATCCGGCCGGCGGGGCTCGACGCCGACGTGCCGGTGATCATGGACGCGAGCCCGTACTACCTCTGCTGCGGCCGCGGCCTCGAGTCCCAGCGCAAGCAGTACGACGCCGAGGGCCGGCCGCTCAACTTCCCCCTCTTCTACGACAACTACTTCGTGCCGCGCGGCTACGCCTTCGTCGCCGTCGACATGGCCGGCACGGGCCGCTCCACGGGCTGCACCGACGTCGGCGGCCCCTCGGACGTCGACTCCGTCGCCGCCGTCGTCGAGTGGCTGGCCGGGGAGGGCACCGCCTACGACCTGGACGGGGAGGTCGTCGAGGCGACCTGGAGCGCCGGGCGCACGGGCATGATCGGCAAGTCCTACGACGGCACCCTGGCCAACGGCGTCGCCGCGGCCGGGACGACCGGGCTCGAGACCATCGTCCCGATCGAGGCCATCAGCTCCTGGTACGACTACACGCGCGCGGGCGACCTGCCCTTCTCCACCGGCTACCTGCCGTACCTCGGCAACTACGTGTCGCAGAACCGCACCGAGGCGGTCGACTGCGCCGCGGCGCTGACGCAGCTCGGCGTGGACGCCGACGACGCGAGCGGCACCTACAACGACGTCTGGGCCGAGCGCGACTACCGCGAGGGCGGCGAGCGCGCGGGCGGCCCCTACGACGCCTCGCAGATGACCGCGAGCGTCTTCGTCGTCCACGGCCTCCAGGACGACAACGTCAAGATGCGGCACTTCTCCGAGCTGTGGGACGAGCTGGGCGAGCACGACGTCGAGCGCAAGCTCTGGCTCATCCGCTCCGGCCACACCGACCCCTTCGACTCCGACCGCGAGGAGTGGGTCCGCGAGCTGCACCGCTGGTTCGACGCCGAGCTGATGGACGTCGACAACGGCATCCACGACGAGCCGTCGGTCCGCGTCGAGACGCGCCCGGGCGAGATCCGCACGAGCGACGCCTGGCCGGTGCCCACGCGCACCGTCCGCCTGCAGCCGCAGGCCGACGGGACCCTCGCCCCGGCGCGCCGGACGCAGGGCGACGTCGTCGTCACGAGCAACGCCCGCCAGCGCGAGGCGGCCGCCGTGGCCGAGGGCGACAACCCGAACCGCCTCCTGTGGACGAGCGGCGAGCTCCGCGAGGACGTCCGGCTGTCGGGCTCGCCGCGCGTCGACCTGGAGGTCACGCACGCCGCGGCGACGGGCCAGGGCCAGGTCGGCGTCATGCTCGTCGACTACGGCACGGCCGACCGCGTCCTCACGACCGGGGGCGGCGTCCGGGCGCTGGAGACCCGGTCCTGCTGGGGCGAGGGCGTCGAGGCCGACACCGGCTGCTTCCTCGACGCCGAGGTCGTGCGCGGCGAGACGCCGCTGCAGGTCCTCGCCCGGGGGGCCCTGCGCCTGCCCGGCGCGGGCACGCACCGGGTGTCCGTCGAGCTGCAGGCGCAGGACGTCGTCGTGCCCGCCGGCCACCGCGTCGGCCTCGTCGTCGTCGGCGCGTACCCGGGCTGGGTGACGACGGTCGACGGCGGCTCCGCCGCGTACACCGTCGACCTGGCCCGCACCGCGCTCCACCTGCCCGTCCAGGGCCGCGCGGCCTTCCTCGGCGGGGCCGCCCGCCCGGTGCCGGCGGCCGAGGACCTCGTCGCCGGGACGCTCCCCCGCCTCGGCGAGCGCGTCGTCCCGCGGTGACCCCTCGCCCCCGCCGGCCGGGTCGCGCGACCCGGCCGGCGGGGGCCCGACGGGCTCCGCGGGCCCGCCACCCCGGGGCCCCCGGGGACCCCGGCGTAGCGTCGCCCGCGTGGGGGCGCCGCAGGTCGTCGGACGCGTGCGGCGGCTCGGCCTCACGCCGCTCAAGGGCGCCGCGCACCTCCACCCCGCCCGGGTCGACCTCGCCGCCCACGGGCCGGTCGGCGACCGCGGGTGGTGCCTCGTCGAGCACGACGCCGCCGGCGCCCTCGCCGTGGCCCGCACCGTCCGCACCCCCGGTGTCCTGCGGGTGCGCGCCCACGTCCCGCCCGGCGGCGGGCTCGCCCTCGACCTCCCCGGCGGCCACCACCACGTGCCCGAGCCGTCCGTCCCGGCCACGCCGTCCCTCGCCGACTACTGGGGGCGGCCGGCGCCCGTGACGCCCGTCCCGGGCCCGTGGGACGCGGCCCTGGGCGACCTCGTGGGCCGGCCGGTCGCGCTCGCCCGCGTCCTGCGCCCCGGCGCCGTCGTCTACGCCGACCCGCTCGTGCTCGTCACGACGTCGTCGCTGCGCGAGCTGTCCCGCCGGACCGGCGCCCCGCTCGACGACGAGCGGTTCCGCTCCCTCGTCCTCGTGGGCACAGACGACGCCGCCCCCTTCGTCGAGGACACCTGGTCGGGCCGGGTGCTGCGGCTCGGCGGCGCCCGCGTCCTCGTCGGCGACGGGGTGGCCCGGTGCGCCGTCGTCCAGCGGGTGCCGGGCACGGGCGCGCGGGCGACGGACGACCTCCTCGGCGCGCTGGCCGCCGACCGGGCGGTCGACGGCCCGGGCGGGACCTCGCTGCTGCTGGGCGTCGGCGCCCGCGTGCTCGACCCCGGGCCGGTGGCGCTGGGCGACGAGGTCGCGCTCGAGGGCTGAGGACGTCAGCCGTCGTCGCGCGGGAGCGCGGCGAGCGCCCGGGTGACCCGCTGCGGCGAGACCGACCCGCGGGTCGGCAGGCCCTGCGCGAAGAGGCTGACCCGCAGCTCCTCGAGCGTCCAGCGCACCTCGCGGACGTCGTCGTCGCCCCGCCGGGACGCCGGCAGGGCCGCGACGGCGGCCTCCACCTCGGCGGCGGAGCGCTGGACGACGCCGGTGCGGTCGCGGTCGCGCGCGGCGTCGCCCGGCAGCGAGGCGACCCGGCGCAGCATCCCCTGGAGGTAGCGCTGGAGGTCCGGGAGCCGGTCGAGCCCGGCCGCCGTGACCATCCGCGGGTGCACGAGCCCCGCGAGCTGGGCGCGCAGGTCCTCCAGCGCCGGGCGGACCGCGAGCGCCCGGAGGCCCGCGCCGGCGCCGTCGGCGAGCGAGCCGAGACGCTCCTCCACCTCGGCGGCGCTGCGCAGCACGCGGACCACGACGCCGACCGCCGCGGCCACCGCCCCGGGACCCGCGGTGCGGGCCTGCTCGCGCAGGGCTGCGTGGCCCTCCGGGTCGGTGGGCGGGCCGCCGGCCCGGCGGACGAGGTCGGCGAGGACCGCGTCCCAGACGTCGTCGAGCAGCGCGGCCGTGCTGCCGTGCGGGCTGCGCGCCAGCGTCAGCAGGTCGGTGTTCGACAGCCGGCGGACGACGTCCTTGCCGGGCGTCGGCAGCTCGAGCCGCAGCAGGCGGAGGGTGCCGGCCCGCTGGGCGGCCCGCGCCTCCCCCGCCGTGGGGTAGACCCGGACGGCCACCGCGTCGCCCTCGTCCGTCAGCGCCGGGTAGCCGGCGACGCCGGCCGTCGAGACCTCCTCCGGCAGCGCGCCCGTCGCGAAGGCCGCGTCCGCGTCCCGGGCCCCGCCGCGCTCGAGGTCGGAGGCGGCCGCGGAGACGGCGCGGCGGACGTCGGCCGTGAGGGAGCGCCGCAGGGCGAGGAGGTCGCGGCTCGTGCCGAGGACCCGTGGGCTGCCGTCGGCCGCCCGGTCGTCGTCGTCCTCGACCGTGAAGCGCACCCGCAGGTGGTCCGGCAGCGCCGCGGGATCCCAGTCGGCGAGCGGGACCGGCGTCCCCGTGAGCCGCTCGAGCTCGCGCGACAGCACCTCGAGGACGGGGCCGTCCGCGGGGCCGGCGACGGCCAGCACCGCCTCGGCCCGGTCGGGCGCCGGGGCGAGGTGGCGCCGGACGGCCTTGGGCAGCCCGCGCACGAGGGCGGTGACGAGCTCGTGGCGCAGGCCGGGCACCTGCCAGGCGAAGGGCTCGGGGTCGAGCTGGGCCAGGGCCCGCAGCGGCACGTGGACGGTCGCCCCGTCGTCCTCCTCGCCGGGCGCGAAGCGGTACGAGACCCGCAGGTCGAGCTCGCCCGCGCGCCAGAGGAGGGGGAAGTCGTCGACCTGCACGCCGGCCGCGGCGTCGGCCAGCAGCGCCGACGGGTCGAAGGTGAGGAGGTCCGGGCGGCGGCGGCGCTCGCCCTTCCACCAGCGGTCGAAGTGCGCCCCGGAGACGACGTCGGCGGGCACCCGCGCGTCGTAGAAGGCGACGAGCGCCTCCTCGTCGACGACGAGGCCACGGGTGCGGGTGCGGTGCTCGAGGTCCTCCGCCTCGTCGAGCAGGGCGCGGTTGTCGTCGAGGAAGCGGTGGGTGCTCACCCAGTCGCCCTCGACGAGCGCGTGGCGGATGAAGAGGTCGCGGCTCGTCACCGGGTCGACCCGGCCGTAGGCGATGGTCCGGGCGGCGACGAGCGGCAGCCCGTGGAGGAGCACCCGCTCGGAGGCGACGACGGACGCCCGCTTCTTGCTCCAGTGCGGCTCGGAGTACGTGCGCCGGACGAGGTGGCCGGCGAGCGCCTCCACCCACTCGGGCTGGATGGCGGCGACGCCGCGCGCCCACAGCCGCGAGGTCTCGACGAGCTCGGCGGCCATGACCCACGCCGGCGGCTTGCGGGCGAGCACCGAGCCGGGCCACAGGGCGAAGCGCGCGCCCCGGGCGCCGAGGTACTCGACGTTGCGACGCTCCCGGCGATCGGGCCGCGCGGCGTCGCGGCCCGCCTGGACCTTCGCCCGCGGGTCCTTCGTGCGCTCCTCGCGCATCCCGATGCTCGAGAGGAAGCCGGCGAGGACGCTCGCGTGGACGCGGTCGGCGTCGACCTGCTGCTCGCTGCCCGGGAGCACGTCCTCCTCCGGCGCGTCGCCGTCGTCCGCCTCGCCGACGACGTCGGCGTCCTCGTCGGGCAGGACCGCGCTGCTCGACGCGTCGACGCCGAGGGAGCGGGTCAGCTGCCGGAGCTGGCGGTGCACGTCCTGCCACTCGCGCACGCGCAGCCACGAGAGGAACTCGCGCTTGCACATCCGGCGGAAGGCACTGCTGGACAGCGTCTCCTGCTGGGCGTGGAGGTACCGCCACAGGGCGAGGAGGGTGAGCAGGTCCGAGCGCTCGTCGCGGAAGCGGGCGTGCGCGGCGTCGGCGGCCTGCTGGTGCTCGGCGGGGCGCTCGCGCGGGTCCTGCACCGACAGCGCCGCGGCGAGCACGAGCACCTCCGCCACGCAGCTGTTCCGGTCGGCCTCGACGACCATCCGGGCCAGGCGCGGGTCGAGCGGGAGCCGGGCCAGCCGCCGGCCGACCGGGGTGAGCCGGAGCTGCCGCTGCTCGGCGGGGCCCCGCTCCGCCGCCGCGTCCCCCTCCGTCGTCTCGATGGCCCCGAGCTCGGTGAGGAGCGCGAGCCCGTCCGCGACCTGGCGGCGGTCGGGCGGGTCGACGAAGGGGAAGTCCTCGACCCGGCCGAGGCCGAGCGCGGCCATCTGGAGGATGACCGAGGCGAGCGACGTCCGGAGCACCTCGGGGTCGGTGAAGCGCGGGCGGCCCTCGTAGTCGGCCTCGCTGTAGAGACGGATCGCGACGCCCTCGGCGACGCGGCCGCAGCGCCCCGACCGCTGGTTCGCGCTCGCCTGGCTGACCGCCTCGACGGGCAGCCGCTGCACCTTGAGACGGGCGCTGTAGCGCGAGACGCGCGCCAGGCCGGCGTCGACGACGTAGCGGATGCCGGGCACCGTCAGCGACGTCTCGGCGACGTTGGTGGACAGGACGACCCGCCGCTGGACGCCCGGGCCGTGCGCGGAGAACACGCGGTGCTGCTCGGCGCCGGTCAGCCGGGCGTACAGCGGCAGGACCTCGGTGCCCCGCATCTGCATCCGGGCGACGGCGTCCGCGGTCTCGCGGATCTCGCGCTCGCCGGGGAGGAAGACGAGGACATCGCCTGGGCCTGTCGCGGCGAGCTCGCGGACGGCGTCGCACACCGCCTGCACGGGCTCCTTCGCCGCGCGGGCGGGACGGTCGTCGTCCTCGTCGTCGTCCTCCTCGGCGTCGGCGTCCGCCGTGTCGTCGACGAGCGGGCGGTAGCGGACCTCGACGGGGAAGGTGCGGCCCGACACCTCGATGACGGGGACCTCGCCCGCGACGTCGGCGAAGTGGTCGGCGAAGCGGCGCGGGTCGATGGTCGCCGAGGTGATGACGAGCTTGAGGTCGGGCCGGCGCGGCAGGAGCCGGTGGAGGATCCCGAGGAGGAAGTCGATGTTGAGCGACCGCTCGTGCGCCTCGTCGATGATGACGGTGTCGTAGCGCGACAGCATCGGGTCGCGCTGCACCTCGGCGAGGAGGATGCCGTCGGTCACGACGGACACGAGCGTCCGGTCGCTGACGCGGTCGGTGAAGCGGACGGCGTAGCCCACCTGCTCGCCGAGGGGGACGGCCAGCTCCTCCGCGACGCGCTCGGCGACGGCGCGGGCGGCGATCCGCCGGGGCTGCGTGTGCCCGATCATCCCGCGGGCGCCGCGGCCGAGCTCGAGGCAGATCTTGGGCAGCTGCGTCGTCTTGCCGGAGCCCGTCTCGCCGGCGACGACGACGACCTGGTGGTCGCGGATGGCGGCGGCGATCTCGTCGCGGGCCCCCGAGACCGGCAGCTCGGGCGGGTAGGAGATCGCGGGGACGGTGGTGCGGCGGACGGCGAGCCGTTCCCGCGCCGTCTCGACGTCGGCCGCCACCCGCTCGAGGGCCGCGCCTCGCTCCGGCCCTGGACGTCGCAGCGCGCCGTCGAGCCGCCGCTCCAGCCGCTGCCCGTCGGCGACGCCGACCTCCGCCAGCGCGGCGCGGAGGGCCGCGGTCTGCGGGGTGTCGGCGACGGGGGCCGGCGCGCGGCCGGCGCCGGGGGGACGCCCCCCTCGGCGGGACCCGCGACGGGAGGGGGTGCGCTGCTCGGCCATGTCGGTCCCAGGGTAGGCGCGCCGCGGCCTCCCCCGCTCCGCGCGCCCGCCCCGTGCCGCCGCGGACCACGACGGGCCCGCCCTCGGGCGGCGGAAGGGCGCCGATGTGCCGACATCCGAACCCCCAGACGGCAAGAGGGCGCCGATGTGGCGACATCCGGACATCCGGCAGGCAAGAGAGCGCCGATGTGCCGACATCCGGGCCCCCGGGCGGCAGGAGGGCACCGATGTGCCGGCCGCGTCGGCCGGTCAGGCGGGGTGCCAGGGTGGCGGCGTGCCGTCGTCGTGGACCTCGTGGGCGTCGTGGGACCTGCTGTGGTCGGTGCTGCTGGGCGCCGTCGTCGCCGCGGTCGTGCTGTGGCTGCTCCTCCTCGCCGCCCTCTGGAGGGGCAGGCCGGAGGCGACGAGCCTGCGCGAGGCGCTGCGGCTGCTGCCCGACCTGCTGCGGATGCTGCGCCGGCTCGCCGCGGACGGCACCCTGCCGCGCGGGGTGCGCGTGCGGCTGTGGCTCGCGGTCGGCTACCTGGCCCTGCCGGTCGACCTCGTGCCCGACGTCGTCCCGGTGCTGGGCTGGGCCGACGACGCCGTCGTCGTCGCCCTCGTCCTGCGCTCCGTCGTCCGGGCTGCCGGGCCGGACGCCCTGGCGCGGCACTGGCCGGGGACGCCGGAGGGGCTGGCGGCCGTCCGACGGCTCGCGCGGGTCTGACGGCCCTCAGGCGGTCGGACGCGCCGCGCGACCGCCGCCGGGGCCGGGCTCGTCGTCGTCCTCCGGGGGCAGGCGGCACCACCGCTCGACGACGAGGCCCGCGACGAGGAGCAGCGCGGAGGCGCCTGCCGCGACGCCGAGGTTGACGACGGAGGCGCGCGGCAGCGGGAAGGCCACGTCGGGCAGCAGGTGGAGGACCTGCCCGACGTACCAGCCGACGAGCGCCGCCCCGGCGAGCGCCGACGCCTGGCCGAGGGCCGCCGTCCGCGCGGCGCGCAGGGGGTCGAGCGGACGGTCGCGGTGGCCGCGGGTCCAGCGCCGCACGGGCCAGCCGAGCACGAGGACGACGACGGCGAGCAGGAGGACGGCCGCGACGGCGGTCCACGGCAGCTGCGTGAGCCGCAGCCCCATCATCTCGAGCGGCCCGACGAGGGCGAACCCCAGCACGGCGGTGACGACGGCGACGCCGACGGGCGTCGTCCAGCGGGTCGGCGTCACGCCGCTCCCCCGGCCGCGACGTCGGGCAGCGGCAGGTCGACGTCCGCGCGGACGCGGACGGCGTCCGGGTCGGCCGCCGTCAGGGACGACGCCAGGTCGCCGACCGGCCCGCCGCCCGGGCCGGCGAGCACCGCGCCCGCGTCCACGAGCGACCACGGGACGACGACGAAGGGCCGCTCGTGCGCGCGCGGGTGGGGCAGGAGGAGCCGCTCGTCGTCCCGGGCGACGGTGCCGCCGAGGTCGACGACGTCGACGTCGAGCGTCCGCGGGCCCCACCGCTCGAGCCGCACGCGCCCGTGCCCCGCCTCGACCCGGAGGCAGGCGGCGAGCAGGTCGTGCGGCGCCAGCGTCGTCGTGCCGACGACCACGGCGTTGAGGAAGGGCTGCTGGTCGGCCTCCTCGGCGGCGGCCGTCCCGGGCAGCCGGACGGGCGCCGACTCGACGACCGGCGACACGCGCGTCAGGTGCAGGCCCGGGACGCGGGCGAGCGCGGCGACGGCCGAGCGCAGCACCTCCGCGCGGTCGCCGAGGTCCGAGCCGAGCGCGAGGACGACGGGAGTGCCCCGCGGCGGCGCCTCGCGGCGGACCCGCACGACGACGTCCTCGAAGGCCACGGTGATCGGCGCGGCCGGCTTGTGGACGGCCACCTCGACGGCGAGCACGCGCTCGCGGGCGAGGACGACGTCGGCGACGCGCTGCGCGAGGCGCTCGAGGAGGGCGACGGGCTCCCCCGCGACGACGGCGGTGACCTCCTCTGCCACCTCGCCGTAGTGGACGGTGTCGAGGACGTCGTCGCTCGCGGCCGCGGCCCGCGTGTCGAGCTCCAGCACGAGGTCGACGACGAAGACCTGCCCGAGCTCGCGCTCGGCGGCCAGCACGCCGTGACGGCCGCGGACCCGCAGGCCGCGCAGCTCCACCCGGTCCCGGGCGACGTCGGCGCTCATCGGCCGGCCGCCGAGGACGAGGGGGCCGTCGCGGCGCCGCGCCACCGCGCGGCCACGCGGACGGCGTCGGCGCTGGGGGCGACGTCGTGGACGCGGACGCCCCAGACCCCCTGCGCGGCGACGAGGGCCGTGACGGCCGCGGTCGCGGCGTCCCGGCCGCCGGCGGGCCGGGGCGTGCCGTCCGCGGAGACGAGCAGCGTGCCGAGCATCCGCTTGCGGGACGCGCCGACGAGCAGGGGCAGGCCGAGGGCGGCGAGGCGGTCGAGACCCGCGAGCAGCGCCCACCCGTGGTCGGCGTCCTTGGCGAAGCCGAGGCCCGGGTCGAGCACGAGCCGCTCCCGGCGCACCCCGGCGGCCAGCAGCGCACCGACGCGCTCCTCGAGCTCGGCGCGCACGTCCGCGACGACGTCGCCGTAGGTGGCGAGCGACGTCATGACGTCGCTGTGCCCGCGCCAGTGCATGACGACGTAGGGGACGTCGAGGTCCGCGACGACGCCGGCCATCGCGGGGTCGCCGAGCCCCCCGCTGACGTCGTTGACGAGCACGGCGCCGGCCGCGACGGCCGCCTCGGCGGTGGCGGCGCGCATCGTGTCGACGCTGACGGCCACCCCCTCCGCGGCGAGCGCGCGGACGACGGGGACGACGCGGCGCTGCTCCTCGGCGGCGTCGACCCGCACGGCGCCCGGCCGGGTGGACTCCCCGCCGACGTCGACGAGGTCGGCGCCCGCAGCCGCGAGGGCCAGGCCGTGCCGGACGGCGGCGGCCGCGTCCGGGTACGACCCGCCGTCGCTGAAGGAGTCCGGCGTCGTGTTGAGGACGCCGAGGACGAGCGTGCGGCCGGCGGCCGGGGCGGTGAGCCCGGGCACCGACGGCGCGGCGACCACCGCGGTCATCGCCCGTGGAGGAGGGCGAGCGCCTCGGCGCGGGTGGCCGGGTCGCGCAGCTGCCCCCGCATCGCGGAGGTCACCGTGCGCGCGCCGGTCTTGCGGACCCCGCGCATCGACATGCAGAGGTGCTCGCACTCGACGACGACGATGACGCCGCGCGGCTGCAGGTGCTCCACGAGGGCGTCGGCGACCTGGCTCGTCAGCCGCTCCTGCACCTGCGGGCGCCGTGCGAAGACGTCGACGAGGCGGGCCAGCTTGGACAGCCCGGTGATGCGGCCGTCCGCCGCCGGCACGTACCCGACGTGCGCGACGCCGTGGAAGGGCACGAGGTGGTGCTCGCAGAGCGAGTACACCTCGATGTCGCGCACGAGGACGAGCTCGTCGTGCCCCAGGTCGAACGACGTCCGCAGCACCTCGGCCGGGTCCTCGCGCAGGCCGCCGAGGACCTCGGCGTACATGCGCGCGACCCGGGCCGGGGTGTCGAGCAGGCCGTCACGGTCGGGGTCCTCGCCGACGGCGATCAGCAGCTCGCGGACGGCCGCCTCGGCGCGGGCGGCGTCGAAGGGACGGCTGCTCGGCCCGGTGAGGGCGGCCGTCTCCAGCGGGCCGATCCGCGAGGGCGCTCCGGCGCCCACCCGTCAGCCCTGCTGGCCCGGGTCGACCCGGCCGTCGCCGGGGACCTCGACGGCGCCCTCGGCCGGGTGCTCCGGCCGCACGGACGCCGCCTGGTCCTGCGGCGCCGGCGGGCGGTGGCCGTTGACCGACCCGTTGAGGCGGCGGCGCTCGGCCGGCGAGAGCACCGGCGGCTGGTCGGAGACGTGGCGCCGCTCGCTCGACAGCCACACGGGCCGCAGCGGGCGCTTGGCGACGGGCTCGAAGATCTCCGCGAGCTCGGCGGCGTCCAGCGTCTCCTTCTCGAGGAGCCGCTCGACGAGGGCGTCGAGGACCGGGCGGTGCTCGACGACGACCTCCCACGCCTCGTCGTGCGCGGCCTCGATGAGGCGGCGGACCTCGTCGTCGACGACGGCGGCGAGGCTCTCGCCGTACCCGCGGTCGTGGCCCATGTCGCGGCCCATGAAGGGCTCGCCGGCGGCCGTGCCGAGCTTGATGGCGCCGACCCGCTCGCTCATGCCGAACTGGGTGACCATCTTGCGGGCCATGCCGGTGGCCTTCTCGATGTCGTTGCTCGCGCCCGTCGTGGGGTCGTGGAAGACCATCTCCTCGGCCACGCGGCCGCCGAGGGCGTAGGCGAGCTGGTCGAGGAGCTCGTTGCGGGTGGTCGAGTACTTGTCCTCGGACGGCATGACCATCGTGTAGCCGAGGGCCCGGCCGCGCGGGAGGATCGTCACCTTCGTCACCGGGTCGGTGTGCCGCATGGCGGCGGCGACGAGCGCGTGACCGCCCTCGTGGTAGGCGGTGATCTTCTTCTCGGCCTCGTTCATGAGGCGCGTCCGCTTCTGCGGCCCCGCGATGACGCGGTCGATGGCCTCGTCGAGCGCGGCGTTGTCGATGACCTTGGCGTGGGTGCGCGCGGTGAGCAGCGCGGCCTCGTTGAGGACGTTGGCCAGGTCGGCACCGCTGAAGCCGGGCGTCCGCTTGGCCACGGC
This sequence is a window from Pseudokineococcus lusitanus. Protein-coding genes within it:
- the folK gene encoding 2-amino-4-hydroxy-6-hydroxymethyldihydropteridine diphosphokinase → MSADVARDRVELRGLRVRGRHGVLAAERELGQVFVVDLVLELDTRAAAASDDVLDTVHYGEVAEEVTAVVAGEPVALLERLAQRVADVVLARERVLAVEVAVHKPAAPITVAFEDVVVRVRREAPPRGTPVVLALGSDLGDRAEVLRSAVAALARVPGLHLTRVSPVVESAPVRLPGTAAAEEADQQPFLNAVVVGTTTLAPHDLLAACLRVEAGHGRVRLERWGPRTLDVDVVDLGGTVARDDERLLLPHPRAHERPFVVVPWSLVDAGAVLAGPGGGPVGDLASSLTAADPDAVRVRADVDLPLPDVAAGGAA
- the folP gene encoding dihydropteroate synthase, which codes for MTAVVAAPSVPGLTAPAAGRTLVLGVLNTTPDSFSDGGSYPDAAAAVRHGLALAAAGADLVDVGGESTRPGAVRVDAAEEQRRVVPVVRALAAEGVAVSVDTMRAATAEAAVAAGAVLVNDVSGGLGDPAMAGVVADLDVPYVVMHWRGHSDVMTSLATYGDVVADVRAELEERVGALLAAGVRRERLVLDPGLGFAKDADHGWALLAGLDRLAALGLPLLVGASRKRMLGTLLVSADGTPRPAGGRDAATAAVTALVAAQGVWGVRVHDVAPSADAVRVAARWRGAATAPSSSAAGR
- the folE gene encoding GTP cyclohydrolase I FolE, translated to MGPLETAALTGPSSRPFDAARAEAAVRELLIAVGEDPDRDGLLDTPARVARMYAEVLGGLREDPAEVLRTSFDLGHDELVLVRDIEVYSLCEHHLVPFHGVAHVGYVPAADGRITGLSKLARLVDVFARRPQVQERLTSQVADALVEHLQPRGVIVVVECEHLCMSMRGVRKTGARTVTSAMRGQLRDPATRAEALALLHGR